A window from Cellulomonas sp. C5510 encodes these proteins:
- a CDS encoding ABC transporter ATP-binding protein, which translates to MTDAAIRATGVGKHYRIATSGDAPSTAAEAVMRRLRHPMERQQFEEFRALDDVSFEVPWGEAIGILGRNGAGKSTLLKLLTRVAAPTRGRIELGGRVGSLLEVGTGFHPELTGRENVFLNGTLLGMRKSEIKARFDEIVAFSGVEKFLDTPVKRYSSGMYVRLAFAVAAHLDTEILAIDEVLAVGDAEFQAKCIERMRTVAAEGRTVLYVSHQIQTVKALCTSALFLEHGNLVMHGDVDDAIELYQTSRDRAAMSRTDIERRPGTGELRITSATISSPLYRTTEPKTIEFLVSANADYIGKYFVSCHVNDRHGTTILQCDSRVTGLWLDPSVEQKIALTISGPWLKPGEYSVDLFVCSSGVLDAFEGAGRFEIHPVLPYPQAVSDEGLDAGLVLADFDYERR; encoded by the coding sequence ATGACCGACGCCGCCATCCGCGCCACCGGGGTGGGCAAGCACTACCGGATCGCCACGAGCGGGGACGCCCCGTCGACCGCCGCGGAGGCGGTGATGCGCCGGCTGCGCCACCCGATGGAGCGCCAGCAGTTCGAGGAGTTCCGCGCACTGGACGACGTGTCGTTCGAGGTCCCGTGGGGCGAGGCCATCGGCATCCTCGGCCGCAACGGCGCCGGCAAGTCGACCCTGCTCAAGCTGCTCACCCGCGTGGCCGCCCCGACCCGCGGCCGCATCGAGCTGGGCGGACGTGTCGGGTCGCTGCTGGAGGTCGGCACCGGGTTCCACCCCGAGCTGACCGGCCGCGAGAACGTGTTCCTCAACGGGACGCTGCTCGGCATGCGGAAGTCGGAGATCAAGGCCCGGTTCGACGAGATCGTGGCGTTCTCCGGTGTCGAGAAGTTCCTCGACACCCCCGTGAAGCGGTACTCGTCCGGCATGTACGTGCGGCTCGCGTTCGCCGTCGCGGCCCACCTGGACACGGAGATCCTGGCGATCGACGAGGTGCTGGCGGTCGGCGACGCGGAGTTCCAGGCCAAGTGCATCGAGCGGATGCGCACGGTCGCCGCGGAGGGCCGCACCGTGCTGTACGTGTCGCACCAGATCCAGACCGTCAAGGCCCTCTGCACGTCGGCGCTGTTCCTCGAGCACGGCAACCTCGTGATGCACGGGGACGTCGACGACGCGATCGAGCTGTACCAGACCAGCCGCGACCGGGCGGCGATGAGCCGGACGGACATCGAGCGCCGCCCGGGCACCGGGGAGCTGCGCATCACGTCGGCCACGATCTCCAGCCCGCTGTACCGGACCACCGAGCCGAAGACCATCGAGTTCCTGGTCTCCGCCAACGCGGACTACATCGGCAAGTACTTCGTGTCCTGCCACGTGAACGACCGGCACGGCACGACGATCCTGCAGTGCGACTCCCGGGTCACCGGGCTGTGGCTCGACCCGTCCGTCGAGCAGAAGATCGCGCTGACGATCTCGGGCCCGTGGCTGAAGCCCGGCGAGTACTCCGTCGACCTGTTCGTGTGCTCCTCGGGCGTGCTCGACGCGTTCGAGGGCGCCGGCCGCTTCGAGATCCACCCCGTGCTGCCCTACCCGCAGGCCGTGTCCGACGAGGGTCTCGACGCCGGCCTCGTCCTCGCCGACTTCGACTACGAGAGGCGGTGA
- a CDS encoding glycosyltransferase family 2 protein, which yields MPPRATVGIPVYNGEKYLPAALDSVRAQDEEDIEIVISDNASTDATEEICRAAAAEDPRIRYVRQAENRGGRWNFNHLVELARAPYFTWAAADDIRRPAFVRRCLEVFADSDPATVLVYPRTQIIDAGGLVTEDLHDADLACDEPTPHERMAHFLRAQAAHIFYGLHRTDALRSTRGIRPTVGNDLVILAELACRGPFALVPEQLFWQRRHAEQFSAQGQAQIAWHAPKASVRFAFPHTKVSIELVRGVLSSPVDAAETARCLATIPVAWTLPRWRGPAADVWAALGLPPRSSRR from the coding sequence ATGCCACCCCGGGCTACCGTGGGGATCCCCGTCTACAACGGGGAGAAGTACCTGCCCGCCGCCCTCGACTCCGTGCGCGCGCAGGACGAGGAGGACATCGAGATCGTCATCTCGGACAACGCCTCCACCGACGCCACCGAGGAGATCTGCCGCGCGGCGGCCGCCGAGGACCCGCGCATCCGGTACGTCCGGCAGGCGGAGAACCGCGGCGGGCGGTGGAACTTCAACCACCTCGTCGAGCTCGCGCGGGCGCCCTACTTCACGTGGGCCGCCGCGGACGACATCCGGCGCCCCGCCTTCGTGCGCCGGTGCCTGGAGGTGTTCGCCGACTCCGACCCCGCGACGGTGCTCGTCTACCCGCGCACGCAGATCATCGACGCCGGCGGCCTGGTCACGGAGGACCTCCACGACGCCGACCTGGCCTGCGACGAGCCGACGCCGCACGAGCGGATGGCGCACTTCCTGCGCGCCCAGGCCGCCCACATCTTCTACGGCCTGCACCGCACCGACGCCCTGCGCAGCACGCGCGGCATCCGGCCGACGGTCGGCAACGACCTCGTGATCCTCGCGGAGCTGGCGTGCCGGGGGCCGTTCGCGCTGGTCCCGGAGCAGCTGTTCTGGCAGCGGCGGCACGCCGAGCAGTTCTCGGCGCAGGGCCAGGCGCAGATCGCGTGGCACGCCCCGAAGGCGTCCGTCCGGTTCGCGTTCCCGCACACGAAGGTCAGCATCGAGCTGGTGCGCGGCGTGCTGTCCTCGCCCGTCGACGCCGCCGAGACGGCCCGGTGCCTGGCGACGATCCCGGTGGCGTGGACGCTGCCGCGCTGGCGCGGGCCCGCGGCGGACGTGTGGGCGGCGCTGGGTCTGCCGCCGCGGAGCTCGCGGCGATGA
- a CDS encoding NAD(P)H-dependent oxidoreductase, which translates to MIVVDSLLRARQADGAPIRVALVGSGFMGRGLVNQIVNSVPGMDVVAIAARHPEQGVRAYTEAGLSGVVEVDSPAALARAARSGTPVVTADYRVAIASDAVDVVVDVTGAVEFGAHVALACFEHGKHLVLMNAEVDATVGAELARLADKAGVVYTGCDGDQPGVQMNLHRFVTGLGLTPLVAGNIKGLQDEYRTPTTQKAFAERWGQDPHMVTSFADGTKVSVEQALVANATGMSVHRRGMLGMDHDGHVDELTTRYDVDELRALGGAVDYVVGARPGPGVYVLATHDDPKQRHYLELYKLGTGPLYSFYQPYHLCHFEVPTTIARAFLLGDATIRPLGAPSVEVVTTAKTDLPAGTVLDALGGYHYYGQAEKASVTRAEQLLPVGVAEGCRLVRDVPKDATLTYDDVELPEGRLVDRLREAQAALT; encoded by the coding sequence GTGATCGTCGTCGACTCCCTGCTGCGCGCCCGGCAGGCCGACGGCGCCCCCATCCGGGTGGCGCTCGTCGGCTCGGGGTTCATGGGCCGGGGGCTCGTCAACCAGATCGTCAACTCCGTGCCCGGCATGGACGTCGTCGCGATCGCCGCCCGGCACCCCGAGCAGGGCGTGCGGGCGTACACCGAGGCCGGCCTGTCCGGCGTCGTCGAGGTCGACTCCCCCGCCGCGCTGGCCCGGGCCGCCCGGTCCGGCACGCCCGTCGTCACCGCCGACTACCGGGTCGCGATCGCGTCCGACGCGGTCGACGTGGTCGTGGACGTCACCGGCGCCGTCGAGTTCGGCGCGCACGTGGCGCTCGCCTGCTTCGAGCACGGCAAGCACCTGGTGCTCATGAACGCGGAGGTCGACGCGACCGTCGGCGCCGAGCTCGCGCGCCTCGCCGACAAGGCCGGCGTCGTCTACACCGGCTGCGACGGCGACCAGCCGGGCGTGCAGATGAACCTGCACCGGTTCGTCACGGGGCTCGGCCTGACGCCGCTCGTGGCGGGGAACATCAAGGGCCTGCAGGACGAGTACCGCACGCCCACCACCCAGAAGGCGTTCGCCGAGCGCTGGGGCCAGGACCCGCACATGGTCACGTCCTTCGCGGACGGCACCAAGGTGTCCGTCGAGCAGGCGCTCGTCGCGAACGCGACCGGGATGTCGGTGCACCGCCGCGGGATGCTCGGCATGGACCACGACGGGCACGTCGACGAGCTGACCACCCGGTACGACGTCGACGAGCTGCGGGCGCTCGGCGGGGCGGTGGACTACGTGGTCGGGGCGCGCCCCGGGCCCGGTGTCTACGTCCTGGCGACGCACGACGACCCGAAGCAGCGGCACTACCTGGAGCTGTACAAGCTCGGCACCGGGCCGCTGTACTCGTTCTACCAGCCGTACCACCTGTGCCACTTCGAGGTGCCGACCACCATCGCGCGGGCGTTCCTGCTGGGCGACGCCACCATCCGGCCGCTCGGGGCGCCGTCCGTCGAGGTCGTCACGACTGCCAAGACGGACCTGCCGGCGGGGACCGTGCTGGACGCACTGGGGGGCTACCACTACTACGGCCAGGCGGAGAAGGCGTCCGTCACGCGCGCCGAGCAGCTGCTGCCGGTGGGCGTCGCGGAGGGGTGTCGCCTGGTCCGGGACGTGCCGAAGGACGCCACGCTGACGTACGACGACGTGGAGCTGCCGGAGGGCCGCCTGGTCGACCGCCTGCGCGAGGCCCAGGCCGCCCTGACCTGA
- a CDS encoding glycosyltransferase family 4 protein: MADRTRTNATAAAPGADADRADSPLRIAMVSYYLPSGSKIGVGFQAHELATELARRGHHVAMFSDCPPVPGAPYEHRHVAMSGSLRTFRFATALRRQDLSGFDVLHAHGDDYWLWRRRAPLHVRTVHGSCFEEARHIRGAKEKLRMLLLGVSEVVASYVADRVVVVSPQTRRWVPRAHAVVPNGVDTTRFTPADDGDRADHPVVLFVGTWHGRKRGRDLAAAFRRDVLPRLPDAELWMVTRDAPQDPGPGVRVLGRLSDAELADAYRRAWVFCLPSSYEGFGIPYAEAMASGLPVVATPNVGARYVSDEGRAAVLTELDGLGTALADLLASPGRRADLTARGLDRVRTFSLTAVADAYERLYRGGAPAGRAAPGRARPPQTTTAQHGESR; this comes from the coding sequence GTGGCTGACCGCACCCGGACGAACGCCACCGCGGCAGCGCCCGGCGCCGACGCCGACCGCGCCGACAGCCCCCTGCGCATCGCGATGGTGTCCTACTACCTCCCGTCGGGCAGCAAGATCGGCGTGGGCTTCCAGGCGCACGAGCTGGCCACCGAGCTGGCCCGCCGCGGCCACCACGTCGCGATGTTCAGCGACTGCCCGCCCGTCCCCGGTGCCCCGTACGAGCACCGGCACGTCGCCATGTCCGGCTCGTTGCGCACGTTCCGGTTCGCGACCGCGCTGCGCCGGCAGGACCTGTCGGGCTTCGACGTGCTGCACGCGCACGGCGACGACTACTGGCTGTGGCGCCGCCGCGCGCCGCTGCACGTGCGCACGGTCCACGGCTCGTGCTTCGAGGAGGCCCGGCACATCCGCGGTGCCAAGGAGAAGCTGCGCATGCTGCTGCTCGGCGTGAGCGAGGTGGTCGCGTCGTACGTCGCCGACCGGGTGGTCGTCGTGTCGCCGCAGACCCGCCGCTGGGTGCCGCGTGCGCACGCCGTGGTCCCGAACGGCGTCGACACCACGCGCTTCACCCCCGCGGACGACGGTGACCGCGCGGACCACCCGGTGGTGCTGTTCGTCGGCACGTGGCACGGCCGCAAGCGCGGGCGGGACCTGGCGGCGGCGTTCCGGCGGGACGTGCTGCCGCGGCTGCCCGACGCCGAGCTGTGGATGGTCACCCGCGACGCGCCGCAGGACCCGGGGCCCGGCGTGCGGGTGCTGGGCCGGCTGTCCGACGCCGAGCTCGCCGACGCCTACCGGCGCGCGTGGGTGTTCTGCCTGCCGTCCTCGTACGAGGGCTTCGGCATCCCGTACGCGGAGGCGATGGCCAGCGGGCTGCCCGTGGTCGCCACGCCGAACGTCGGCGCCCGCTACGTCAGCGACGAGGGCCGCGCCGCGGTGCTGACGGAGCTCGACGGCCTGGGGACGGCGCTCGCGGACCTGCTCGCGAGCCCCGGCCGCCGCGCGGACCTCACGGCGCGCGGCCTGGACCGCGTCCGCACCTTCTCGCTCACGGCCGTCGCCGACGCCTACGAGCGCCTGTACCGCGGCGGAGCCCCGGCCGGCCGGGCAGCCCCCGGCCGCGCGCGTCCGCCGCAGACCACCACCGCCCAGCACGGAGAGTCCCGATGA
- a CDS encoding glycoside hydrolase family 99-like domain-containing protein — translation MPATPATPTSPTALRARAVTFYLPQFHPVPENDAWWGPGFTEWTNTAKARPLFRGHVQPHLPADLGFYDLRMPEAREAQSDLAQRYGVEAFVYWHYWFGGGRRILERPFAEVLASGAPSVKFCLAWANQTWSGIWHGASDRILMEQTYPGAEDEQRHFDSLLPAFRDERYLRVDDRPVFYVFRPEDLPDAAAFVDRWQAMARAAGLPGLYLVAEVSDLLGRGPRYTDVDAAGFDAGVYMRIPARRTRADVLRMRVGRKLGRPEVYPHAPDFQPAPAGLSDRLQPCVYPSWDNTPRSGTRGLAVTGSTPALFERHVRQATDSLQDRRPEERLLWVKSWNEWAEGNYLEPDLEHGHGWLEALRDGLRDQAAAAPTARTTTATRATGTAVAAATTSARAPRPVAARAAAAEGGARG, via the coding sequence GTGCCCGCGACACCCGCGACGCCCACGTCACCCACCGCGCTGCGCGCCCGTGCCGTGACGTTCTACCTCCCCCAGTTCCACCCGGTGCCGGAGAACGACGCCTGGTGGGGCCCGGGGTTCACGGAGTGGACGAACACGGCGAAGGCCCGGCCGCTGTTCCGGGGGCACGTCCAGCCGCACCTGCCGGCGGACCTCGGGTTCTACGACCTGCGGATGCCGGAGGCGCGGGAGGCGCAGAGCGACCTCGCCCAGCGGTACGGCGTCGAGGCGTTCGTGTACTGGCACTACTGGTTCGGCGGCGGCCGGCGGATCCTCGAACGGCCGTTCGCCGAGGTGCTCGCGTCCGGCGCGCCGTCCGTGAAGTTCTGCCTGGCCTGGGCGAACCAGACGTGGAGCGGGATCTGGCACGGCGCCAGCGACCGCATCCTGATGGAGCAGACGTACCCCGGGGCGGAGGACGAGCAGCGGCACTTCGACTCGCTGCTGCCGGCGTTCCGCGACGAGCGGTACCTGCGCGTCGACGACCGCCCGGTGTTCTACGTGTTCCGCCCCGAGGACCTGCCCGACGCCGCGGCGTTCGTCGACCGCTGGCAGGCCATGGCCCGCGCGGCCGGCCTGCCCGGGCTGTACCTGGTGGCGGAGGTGTCCGACCTGCTGGGCCGCGGCCCCCGCTACACCGACGTGGACGCCGCCGGGTTCGACGCCGGCGTGTACATGCGCATCCCGGCACGGCGGACGCGCGCCGACGTGCTGCGGATGCGGGTGGGGCGCAAGCTCGGCCGCCCCGAGGTGTACCCCCACGCCCCCGACTTCCAGCCGGCGCCCGCCGGGCTCTCCGACCGGTTGCAGCCGTGCGTGTACCCGAGCTGGGACAACACGCCGCGCTCCGGCACGCGCGGGCTGGCGGTGACCGGCTCGACTCCCGCGCTGTTCGAGCGGCACGTCCGGCAGGCCACCGACTCGCTGCAGGACCGCCGCCCCGAGGAGCGGCTGCTGTGGGTCAAGTCGTGGAACGAGTGGGCGGAGGGGAACTACCTGGAGCCGGACCTGGAGCACGGCCACGGCTGGCTCGAGGCGCTCCGGGACGGCCTGAGGGACCAGGCGGCGGCAGCACCGACCGCCCGGACGACGACGGCCACCCGCGCGACCGGGACCGCAGTCGCAGCGGCGACGACCTCTGCCCGCGCCCCGCGGCCGGTCGCCGCCCGCGCAGCAGCAGCGGAGGGGGGCGCGCGTGGCTGA
- a CDS encoding ABC transporter permease — protein MATRAIVITPPGRLPLPSVRELWEAREVFTRFGTRDLKLRYRQTALGVIWVVLQPLLSAGIFSVVFGQIANLSSDGVPYFVFSFAGMLAWTLFNGIVSRAAPSLVNNQALVSKVFFPRMLVPLSSVLSVLVDFLVASALMVVLLLVYGVQPGWALVTLPLWVLAVILLGSGLGMACSALMVKFRDVAYVVPFALQTLLYASPLAYSLSEVGENIRWLFDINPLTWVLEGFRWALLGLAQPAPWQMVATAVASVVVFAGGALVFSKMERGFADVI, from the coding sequence GTGGCCACCCGCGCGATCGTCATCACCCCGCCCGGCCGGCTGCCGCTGCCGTCCGTCCGCGAGCTCTGGGAGGCCCGCGAGGTCTTCACCCGGTTCGGCACCCGCGACCTCAAGCTGCGCTACCGGCAGACGGCGCTCGGCGTCATCTGGGTGGTGCTGCAGCCGCTGCTGAGCGCCGGCATCTTCTCGGTCGTCTTCGGGCAGATCGCGAACCTGTCGAGCGACGGCGTGCCGTACTTCGTGTTCTCGTTCGCCGGGATGCTCGCGTGGACGCTGTTCAACGGGATCGTGTCCCGGGCGGCGCCGTCGCTGGTGAACAACCAGGCGCTGGTGTCGAAGGTGTTCTTCCCGCGGATGCTGGTGCCGCTGTCCTCGGTGCTGTCCGTGCTCGTCGACTTCCTCGTGGCGTCCGCGCTCATGGTGGTGCTGCTGCTGGTCTACGGCGTGCAGCCCGGCTGGGCGCTCGTGACGCTGCCCCTGTGGGTGCTCGCGGTGATCCTCCTGGGGTCGGGGCTCGGGATGGCGTGCTCGGCGCTCATGGTGAAGTTCCGTGACGTCGCGTACGTGGTGCCGTTCGCCCTGCAGACCCTGCTGTACGCGAGCCCGCTGGCGTACTCGCTGTCCGAGGTGGGCGAGAACATCCGCTGGCTGTTCGACATCAACCCGCTGACCTGGGTCCTCGAGGGCTTCCGCTGGGCGCTGCTGGGGCTCGCGCAGCCGGCCCCCTGGCAGATGGTCGCGACGGCGGTCGCGAGCGTCGTGGTGTTCGCCGGCGGCGCCCTGGTGTTCTCGAAGATGGAACGCGGTTTCGCGGACGTGATCTGA
- the rfbC gene encoding dTDP-4-dehydrorhamnose 3,5-epimerase has product MKYTPTAVDGVTIVDLEPRGDDRGFFARTFDTTEFEAHGLDTTVAQCNLSYNHRAGTLRGLHRQVPPYAEGKLVRCTAGAIVDVAVDVRPDSPTYGAHVMVELSAANRRALFIPPYVAHGYQTLTDDAEVVYQVSGPYAPEGEQGFRYDDAAFGIEWPVPVTVISDKDASWPLVGSGGTPASAGASASASAEVAP; this is encoded by the coding sequence GTGAAGTACACCCCGACCGCCGTCGACGGCGTGACGATCGTCGACCTCGAGCCGCGCGGCGACGACCGCGGGTTCTTCGCCCGGACGTTCGACACCACGGAGTTCGAGGCGCACGGGCTCGACACGACGGTCGCGCAGTGCAACCTGTCGTACAACCACCGGGCCGGGACGCTGCGCGGGCTGCACCGGCAGGTGCCGCCGTACGCGGAGGGCAAGCTCGTGCGGTGCACCGCCGGGGCGATCGTCGACGTGGCCGTGGACGTCCGCCCCGACTCGCCCACCTACGGGGCCCACGTCATGGTCGAGCTGTCCGCCGCCAACCGGCGCGCGCTGTTCATCCCGCCCTACGTCGCGCACGGGTACCAGACGCTCACCGACGACGCCGAGGTGGTCTACCAGGTCAGCGGGCCCTACGCGCCCGAGGGCGAGCAGGGGTTCCGGTACGACGACGCCGCGTTCGGCATCGAGTGGCCCGTGCCGGTGACGGTGATCTCCGACAAGGACGCGTCGTGGCCGCTGGTCGGGTCGGGCGGAACGCCTGCGTCCGCGGGCGCGTCGGCGTCGGCGTCGGCCGAGGTGGCGCCGTGA
- a CDS encoding glycosyltransferase family 4 protein: MSAPAGGATADATPGGGPATRVPEVHVLTPGDHFSPRTGSAIPTVVDGLCAALPAGTAPRPRVVVADGTYPDRYPSAEAVGYPQAAARRSDRYLDAAAGRLGLPRPGVRRTLRPTLAAQADWDPGVVLAHNAPQLVPLVHERHAAVLYAHNLLLRTYSTREADRVLGRAAAIVCVSAALAEQTAAHLPARLRDRLRVVPNGVDTTRFAPRADPGRGERLRVLFVGRMIPDKGADVLVSAVERLGRDDVALTLVGSQNFDAGARPSPYERDLRERAAALGDRVRLLPFTPRGAVAELYRQADVVVVPSRWAEPFALTVMEGMASGVPVVASAAGGIPEVLGDAGVAVRPDDPDDLAAALAALADDETLRRQVGARCRRWAEARDWRWARGVLDGVLAEVAGVSPTPVG, from the coding sequence ATGAGCGCGCCGGCGGGCGGCGCGACGGCGGACGCGACCCCGGGTGGCGGCCCGGCCACCCGGGTCCCCGAGGTGCACGTCCTGACGCCCGGCGACCACTTCTCGCCCCGCACCGGATCGGCCATCCCGACGGTCGTCGACGGCCTGTGCGCCGCTCTGCCCGCCGGCACGGCCCCGCGCCCGCGCGTCGTGGTCGCCGACGGCACCTACCCCGACCGCTACCCGAGCGCCGAGGCGGTGGGCTACCCGCAGGCCGCCGCCCGGCGGTCCGACCGCTACCTGGACGCCGCCGCCGGCCGGCTCGGGCTCCCCCGGCCCGGTGTGCGCCGGACGCTGCGCCCGACGCTGGCCGCGCAGGCCGACTGGGACCCCGGGGTGGTGCTCGCGCACAACGCGCCGCAGCTGGTGCCGCTGGTGCACGAGCGGCACGCGGCCGTGCTGTACGCGCACAACCTGCTGCTGCGCACGTACTCGACCCGGGAGGCGGACCGGGTGCTCGGGCGCGCCGCCGCGATCGTGTGCGTCAGCGCCGCGCTCGCCGAGCAGACCGCGGCGCACCTGCCCGCGCGGCTCCGCGACCGGCTGCGGGTGGTGCCCAACGGCGTCGACACCACGCGCTTCGCCCCCCGCGCCGACCCCGGCCGCGGCGAGCGGCTGCGCGTGCTCTTCGTCGGCCGGATGATCCCCGACAAGGGCGCGGACGTGCTGGTGTCCGCGGTGGAGCGCCTCGGCCGGGACGACGTGGCGCTGACGCTCGTCGGGTCGCAGAACTTCGACGCGGGCGCGCGGCCCTCGCCGTACGAGCGGGACCTGCGGGAGCGGGCGGCGGCGCTCGGGGACCGGGTCCGGCTGCTCCCGTTCACCCCGCGGGGCGCGGTCGCGGAGCTCTACCGGCAGGCCGACGTCGTCGTGGTCCCGTCCCGGTGGGCGGAGCCGTTCGCGCTGACCGTCATGGAGGGGATGGCGTCGGGTGTACCGGTCGTGGCGTCGGCGGCCGGCGGGATCCCGGAGGTGCTGGGCGACGCGGGCGTGGCCGTGCGGCCGGACGACCCGGACGACCTCGCGGCGGCTCTCGCGGCGCTGGCGGACGACGAGACGCTGCGCCGCCAGGTGGGCGCGCGCTGCCGGCGCTGGGCCGAGGCGCGCGACTGGCGCTGGGCCCGCGGCGTGCTGGACGGCGTGCTGGCGGAGGTCGCCGGTGTTTCACCCACGCCGGTCGGGTGA
- a CDS encoding glycosyltransferase: MTGTMVTMRVLRISHSAVVTAWRGREAALRARGIEVRTLSARRWEEGGRDVDLDPQPGEDVVGVRTVGRHPNVFLYDPRPIWRALGERWDVLDVHEEPAALATAEVLLLRALRRSRVPYVLYSAQNIAKRYPPPFRWWERRALRHAGAVSVCNTEAGDVLRAKGLTAPAHVIGLGVEQSGPAPLDAGVAGAAAPARTGYVGRLLAPHKGLDVLLDAAEADPGLHVAIAGAGPHEDALRRRASSPALAGRVTFHGHLAGAGLSAFYRSIGVLAVPSVAAPGWLEQFGRVAVEAMAAGVPVVASDSGALRDVVGGAGVLVPPGDATALARALRGVLDDPEHAARLREAGLRRARAYTWDAIAEQYEAMYRGLLPGPDLTDPATSGAGRSADRGVEVVVVAYGAADLLQRALAPVAGALPVTVVDNSGDADVRAVTEAAGARYLDPGANLGFGAAVNHALADRLLPGADVLLLNPDARVEPDDVAVLQRRLLAEPDLAAVGPAQVGEDGAPARVRWPFPTPRAAWRQAAGLGLGPDDQGFVIGSVLLLRAEALARVGGFDESYFLYAEETDWQRRARDAGWRSAVVADVVAQHAGGGTSSDPARRETHFHAGQERYLRRHHGATGWASARAAVALGAVPRALLPGDRGRAARLRLRLYLGGPVRAEAALGDLRAPRGDGAAPPAAPPPGPRTLPEPVDEREPAA; encoded by the coding sequence GTGACCGGCACGATGGTCACCATGCGCGTCCTGCGGATCTCCCACAGCGCCGTCGTCACGGCGTGGCGCGGTCGCGAGGCCGCTCTGCGCGCCCGCGGCATCGAGGTCCGCACGCTCTCGGCCCGCCGCTGGGAGGAGGGCGGCCGGGACGTCGACCTGGACCCGCAGCCCGGCGAGGACGTCGTCGGCGTCCGCACCGTCGGCCGGCACCCGAACGTCTTCCTCTACGACCCGCGTCCGATCTGGCGCGCGCTCGGCGAGCGGTGGGACGTCCTCGACGTCCACGAGGAGCCCGCCGCGCTCGCCACCGCCGAGGTGCTGCTGCTGCGTGCGCTGCGGCGCTCCCGGGTCCCCTACGTCCTGTACTCCGCGCAGAACATCGCCAAGCGCTACCCGCCGCCGTTCCGGTGGTGGGAGCGCCGCGCCCTGCGCCACGCCGGTGCCGTCAGCGTCTGCAACACCGAGGCCGGCGACGTGCTGCGCGCCAAGGGGCTGACCGCCCCCGCGCACGTCATCGGGCTCGGTGTCGAGCAGTCCGGCCCGGCGCCCCTGGACGCCGGCGTAGCCGGTGCGGCCGCCCCCGCACGCACCGGCTACGTCGGCCGCCTCCTCGCCCCGCACAAGGGCCTCGACGTGCTGCTGGACGCCGCCGAGGCCGACCCCGGGCTGCACGTCGCGATCGCCGGGGCCGGCCCGCACGAGGACGCCCTGCGCCGCCGCGCGTCCTCCCCCGCGCTCGCCGGGCGCGTCACGTTCCACGGGCACCTCGCAGGCGCCGGGCTGTCCGCGTTCTACCGCAGCATCGGCGTGCTCGCCGTGCCGTCCGTCGCCGCCCCCGGCTGGCTCGAGCAGTTCGGCCGCGTCGCCGTCGAGGCGATGGCCGCCGGGGTGCCCGTCGTGGCGTCCGACTCGGGCGCGCTGCGGGACGTGGTGGGCGGTGCCGGGGTGCTCGTCCCGCCCGGGGACGCCACCGCGCTCGCCCGGGCGCTGCGGGGCGTGCTCGACGACCCGGAGCACGCCGCGCGGCTGCGCGAGGCCGGGCTGCGGCGCGCCCGCGCGTACACGTGGGACGCGATCGCCGAGCAGTACGAGGCGATGTACCGCGGGCTGCTGCCGGGACCGGACCTCACCGACCCGGCGACATCGGGCGCCGGCAGGAGCGCGGACCGGGGCGTCGAGGTCGTCGTCGTCGCGTACGGCGCCGCCGACCTCCTGCAGCGCGCCCTCGCCCCCGTCGCCGGCGCGCTGCCCGTGACCGTCGTCGACAACTCCGGCGACGCGGACGTCCGCGCCGTCACCGAGGCGGCCGGCGCCCGCTACCTGGACCCCGGCGCCAACCTCGGGTTCGGCGCCGCGGTCAACCACGCGCTCGCCGACCGGCTCCTGCCCGGCGCGGACGTGCTGCTGCTCAACCCGGACGCCCGGGTCGAGCCGGACGACGTCGCGGTGCTGCAGCGGCGCCTGCTCGCCGAGCCGGACCTCGCGGCCGTCGGCCCGGCGCAGGTCGGCGAGGACGGCGCCCCCGCCCGCGTGCGGTGGCCGTTCCCGACCCCCCGCGCCGCCTGGCGGCAGGCTGCAGGCCTCGGACTCGGCCCCGACGACCAGGGGTTCGTGATCGGCTCGGTGCTGCTGCTGCGCGCCGAGGCGCTCGCCCGGGTCGGCGGGTTCGACGAGTCCTACTTCCTCTACGCGGAGGAGACCGACTGGCAGCGCCGCGCCCGCGACGCGGGATGGCGGTCCGCGGTCGTCGCGGACGTCGTCGCGCAGCACGCCGGCGGCGGCACCAGCTCCGACCCCGCCCGCCGCGAGACGCACTTCCACGCCGGCCAGGAGCGCTACCTGCGCCGGCACCACGGCGCCACGGGATGGGCGTCAGCGCGTGCGGCGGTCGCCCTCGGGGCCGTGCCGCGCGCGCTGCTCCCCGGGGACCGCGGCCGCGCCGCCCGGCTCCGGCTCCGGCTCTACCTGGGCGGCCCCGTGCGTGCCGAGGCGGCGCTCGGCGACCTGCGCGCCCCCCGCGGCGACGGTGCCGCCCCACCCGCGGCCCCGCCCCCCGGCCCGCGCACCCTGCCCGAGCCCGTCGACGAGCGGGAGCCCGCCGCATGA